Proteins found in one Phycisphaerae bacterium genomic segment:
- the arsM gene encoding arsenite methyltransferase codes for MADKITETVQSKYAAVAGGGLSSQQEGVRQVAQAFGYTSEDLASIPAEANMGLSCGNPTAFASLKPGETVVDLGCGGGLDVLLAAPKVGLTGKAIGIDMTPEMIELARKNAARSAGGKMPSNVEFHLAQIDKLPLPDSSVDCVISNCVINLAPDKRAVFREVARVLKPGGRLAVSDIALKKPLPKEVAEDVMAYVGCIAGAILIADYEAGLRDSGFAHVQVIDSGADLNAYARVENSSGCCSPTLSLPVANQSAQSSCCGSKAADPGSGDLHKGMAQLLRRYNVNDYAVSVKVYAVKPGQ; via the coding sequence ATGGCAGACAAGATCACTGAGACAGTTCAGTCGAAGTATGCGGCCGTGGCCGGTGGCGGCCTGTCGAGCCAGCAGGAAGGTGTTCGGCAGGTGGCTCAGGCCTTCGGCTACACGTCGGAGGACTTGGCCAGCATCCCGGCCGAAGCGAATATGGGCTTGTCTTGCGGCAACCCGACGGCGTTTGCGAGCCTCAAACCTGGAGAGACCGTAGTGGACCTGGGCTGCGGGGGCGGGCTGGACGTGCTACTGGCCGCCCCCAAGGTCGGGCTGACGGGCAAGGCCATCGGCATCGACATGACGCCGGAGATGATCGAGCTGGCCCGTAAGAACGCTGCTCGGTCGGCGGGCGGGAAGATGCCCTCGAACGTCGAGTTTCATCTGGCTCAGATCGACAAACTGCCCCTCCCTGATTCATCTGTCGATTGTGTGATCAGCAATTGCGTGATCAACCTCGCACCGGACAAGCGGGCTGTGTTCCGTGAGGTTGCCCGGGTGCTCAAGCCGGGCGGTCGTCTGGCGGTCAGCGACATCGCCCTGAAAAAACCGTTGCCCAAGGAGGTCGCCGAGGATGTGATGGCTTACGTCGGGTGCATCGCCGGGGCGATCCTCATCGCGGATTACGAAGCCGGTTTGCGGGACTCGGGTTTCGCCCATGTCCAGGTGATCGACAGCGGCGCGGATCTGAACGCATACGCGAGGGTCGAGAATTCATCGGGATGCTGCTCGCCAACACTGAGCCTCCCTGTCGCCAATCAGTCCGCCCAATCGAGTTGTTGCGGCTCAAAAGCCGCTGACCCCGGCTCTGGGGACCTGCACAAGGGAATGGCCCAGTTGCTGAGGCGCTACAACGTCAACGATTACGCCGTGAGCGTGAAAGTCTACGCCGTCAAGCCTGGACAATGA